The Kitasatospora setae KM-6054 genome contains a region encoding:
- a CDS encoding discoidin domain-containing protein — MRRTPAVLAAAALVAGVVTMVPGTAQAADSVISQGKAVTASSSENGGTPATAAVDGDLGTRWSSAASDQQWLQVDLGSVASISKVQLNWETAYGKAYQIQTSADGTTWTTVYSTTTGSGGTEVLNVSGSGRYVRMNGITRGTGYGYSLWEFQVYGSFGSTAPTCSTDNAAQGKAATASSTENGGTPASAAVDGNTGTRWSSAAADPQWLQVDLGTVQQLCQVDLRWESAYGKAYQIQTSNDGTTWATVYSTTTGAGGTETLSVSGSGRYVRMYGTQRGTGYGYSLWELGVHTAGGGSTVPPVQGGGDLGPNVLVFDPSTPNIQATVDDVFKKQESNQFGTERYALLFKPGTYNNINAQIGFYTSIAGLGLNPDDTTFNGDVTVDAGWFNGNATQNFWRSAENLHLKPVSGTDRWAVSQAAPFRRMHVEGGLNLAPAGYGWASGGYIADSKIDGQVGNYSQQQWYTRDSSIGGFSNGVWNQTFSGVQGAPAQGFPNPPYTTLDTTPTSQEKPFLYLDGNAYKVFVPAKRTNARGTSWGNGTPQGSSLPLSQFYVVKDGATAAGINQALAQGLNLLFTPGVYHVDQTINITRPDTVVLGLGLATVIPDNGVTAIKVADVDGVKVSGLLLDAGTVNSPALLQVGNDTPGANHAADPTVIQDVFVRVGGVTAGKATNGMVINSNNTIVDHTWIWRADHGAGVGWESNRSDYGFVVNGNDVLATGLFVEHFNKYDVWWKGNGGRTIFFQNEKAYDAPNQAAIQNGATKGYAAYKVEDNVTTHEGWGLGSYCYFNVDPTIVMDHGFEVPNAPGVKLHDVLVNSLGGNGQFLHVVNNTGAGTSGTGTVPSNLVSYP; from the coding sequence ATGCGCCGGACGCCTGCCGTCCTCGCCGCCGCGGCCCTCGTCGCGGGTGTCGTCACGATGGTCCCGGGCACCGCGCAGGCCGCGGACTCGGTGATCTCGCAGGGCAAGGCCGTCACCGCCTCGTCGAGCGAGAACGGCGGCACCCCGGCCACCGCCGCCGTCGACGGCGACCTCGGCACCCGCTGGTCCTCGGCCGCCTCGGACCAGCAGTGGCTGCAGGTCGACCTGGGTTCCGTCGCGAGCATCAGCAAGGTGCAGCTCAACTGGGAGACCGCGTACGGCAAGGCGTACCAGATCCAGACGTCCGCGGACGGCACCACCTGGACCACGGTCTACTCCACCACCACCGGCTCCGGCGGCACCGAGGTGCTGAACGTCTCCGGCTCCGGCCGCTACGTCCGGATGAACGGCATCACCCGCGGCACCGGCTACGGCTACTCCCTCTGGGAGTTCCAGGTGTACGGCTCGTTCGGGAGCACCGCCCCGACCTGCTCCACGGACAACGCCGCGCAGGGCAAGGCCGCCACCGCCTCGTCCACCGAGAACGGCGGCACCCCGGCGTCCGCCGCCGTCGACGGCAACACCGGCACCCGCTGGTCCTCGGCCGCCGCCGACCCGCAGTGGCTGCAGGTCGACCTCGGCACCGTGCAGCAGCTCTGCCAGGTCGACCTCAGGTGGGAGTCCGCCTACGGCAAGGCGTACCAGATCCAGACGTCCAACGACGGCACCACCTGGGCGACGGTCTACTCCACCACCACCGGCGCCGGCGGCACCGAGACGCTCAGCGTCTCCGGCTCCGGCCGCTACGTCCGGATGTACGGCACCCAGCGCGGCACCGGCTACGGCTACTCCCTCTGGGAGCTGGGCGTGCACACCGCAGGCGGCGGCTCGACCGTCCCGCCGGTGCAGGGCGGCGGCGACCTCGGCCCGAACGTGCTGGTCTTCGACCCGTCCACGCCGAACATCCAGGCCACGGTCGACGACGTCTTCAAGAAGCAGGAGTCGAACCAGTTCGGCACCGAGCGCTACGCGCTGCTCTTCAAGCCCGGCACGTACAACAACATCAACGCCCAGATCGGCTTCTACACCTCGATCGCCGGCCTCGGCCTGAACCCGGACGACACCACCTTCAACGGCGACGTCACCGTCGACGCGGGCTGGTTCAACGGCAACGCCACCCAGAACTTCTGGCGCTCCGCCGAGAACCTGCACCTCAAGCCGGTCAGCGGCACCGACCGCTGGGCCGTCTCGCAGGCCGCGCCGTTCCGCCGGATGCACGTCGAGGGCGGCCTCAACCTGGCCCCCGCCGGTTACGGCTGGGCCTCGGGCGGCTACATCGCCGACTCGAAGATCGACGGCCAGGTCGGCAACTACTCGCAGCAGCAGTGGTACACCCGCGACAGCTCGATCGGCGGCTTCTCCAACGGCGTCTGGAACCAGACCTTCTCCGGCGTCCAGGGCGCGCCCGCCCAGGGCTTCCCGAACCCGCCGTACACCACGCTCGACACCACGCCCACCTCGCAGGAGAAGCCGTTCCTGTACCTGGACGGCAACGCCTACAAGGTGTTCGTGCCCGCCAAGCGCACCAACGCCCGCGGCACCTCCTGGGGCAACGGCACCCCGCAGGGCAGCTCGCTGCCGCTCAGCCAGTTCTACGTGGTGAAGGACGGCGCCACCGCCGCCGGCATCAACCAGGCGCTCGCCCAGGGCCTCAACCTGCTCTTCACCCCCGGCGTCTACCACGTCGACCAGACCATCAACATCACCCGCCCGGACACCGTGGTGCTCGGCCTCGGCCTCGCCACCGTCATCCCGGACAACGGCGTCACCGCGATCAAGGTCGCCGACGTCGACGGCGTCAAGGTCTCCGGCCTGCTGCTGGACGCCGGCACCGTCAACTCCCCGGCCCTGCTCCAGGTCGGCAACGACACCCCCGGCGCCAACCACGCCGCCGACCCGACCGTCATCCAGGACGTCTTCGTCCGGGTCGGCGGCGTCACCGCCGGCAAGGCCACCAACGGCATGGTGATCAACAGCAACAACACCATCGTCGACCACACCTGGATCTGGCGCGCCGACCACGGCGCGGGCGTCGGCTGGGAGAGCAACCGCTCCGACTACGGCTTCGTCGTCAACGGCAACGACGTCCTCGCCACCGGCCTGTTCGTCGAGCACTTCAACAAGTACGACGTGTGGTGGAAGGGCAACGGCGGCCGGACGATCTTCTTCCAGAACGAGAAGGCGTACGACGCGCCCAACCAGGCCGCGATCCAGAACGGCGCCACCAAGGGCTACGCCGCCTACAAGGTCGAGGACAACGTCACCACCCACGAGGGCTGGGGCCTGGGCAGCTACTGCTACTTCAACGTCGACCCGACCATCGTGATGGACCACGGCTTCGAGGTCCCGAACGCGCCCGGCGTCAAGCTGCACGACGTCCTGGTCAACTCGCTCGGCGGCAACGGCCAGTTCCTGCACGTGGTCAACAACACCGGCGCCGGCACCTCCGGCACCGGGACCGTCCCGTCCAACCTGGTCTCCTACCCGTAA
- a CDS encoding GNAT family N-acetyltransferase — protein sequence MTFPTSRPVGPGQEHLVRPVVESLAEAYVRPGVAWPRLIVDGERAVGFLMAFLDIDFKGDGSGTDLRSGLWRLNIAAGEQGRGYGRFAVRAVADEIRRRGGTRMTVTWRPGPDGPEGFYLGLGFRRTGETSGTDLVGEWELGPAPAPASAPAPVPASADGGAALR from the coding sequence GTGACATTTCCCACGTCCCGCCCGGTCGGGCCCGGGCAGGAGCACCTGGTGAGGCCCGTGGTGGAATCCCTCGCCGAGGCGTACGTGCGTCCCGGGGTGGCGTGGCCGCGGCTGATCGTCGACGGGGAGCGGGCGGTCGGGTTCCTGATGGCGTTCCTCGACATCGACTTCAAGGGGGACGGCAGCGGCACCGACCTCCGCTCCGGCCTGTGGCGGCTCAACATCGCGGCCGGCGAACAGGGCCGCGGCTACGGCCGGTTCGCGGTGCGGGCGGTGGCCGACGAGATCCGCCGCCGCGGCGGGACCCGGATGACCGTCACCTGGCGCCCGGGCCCCGACGGTCCCGAGGGCTTCTACCTGGGCCTCGGCTTCCGGCGGACGGGCGAGACCAGCGGCACCGACCTGGTCGGCGAGTGGGAACTGGGGCCGGCTCCGGCTCCTGCTTCGGCTCCGGCTCCTGTTCCGGCTTCGGCCGATGGCGGCGCCGCGCTGCGCTAG
- a CDS encoding cation:proton antiporter regulatory subunit, producing MQSTPLPGIGVQYDLTTREHQHLSVIAHRDGTRTLNTYRREDPDACAHSLRLTEGESAALVDALTPSHHSPNVLHTSGLGLVAERVELSGSSFWNGRALGETRMRTDTGVSIVAVLRRTGAVPSPAPDFRLAGGDTLILIGTREGVDAAAAILGRE from the coding sequence ATGCAATCGACCCCGCTGCCCGGCATCGGCGTGCAGTACGACCTGACCACCCGAGAACACCAGCACCTGTCGGTGATCGCGCACCGGGACGGCACCCGGACCCTGAACACCTACCGCCGTGAGGACCCGGACGCGTGCGCGCACTCGCTGCGGCTGACGGAGGGTGAGTCGGCGGCGCTGGTGGACGCGCTGACGCCGTCCCACCACAGCCCGAACGTGCTGCACACCTCCGGTCTCGGGCTGGTCGCCGAGCGGGTCGAGCTGTCCGGTTCCTCGTTCTGGAACGGGCGCGCGCTGGGCGAGACCCGGATGCGCACCGACACGGGCGTGTCGATCGTCGCGGTGCTGCGCCGGACCGGCGCCGTTCCCTCCCCCGCGCCGGACTTCCGGCTGGCCGGCGGGGACACCCTGATCCTGATCGGCACCCGCGAAGGCGTGGACGCCGCCGCCGCGATCCTCGGAAGGGAGTGA
- a CDS encoding cation:proton antiporter, which produces MHTATIFIELGAIILTLGLLGRIGSRYGLSPIPLYLLGGLAFGQGGLLPLSASEEFVATGAEIGVVLLLLMLGLEYTAADLVTNLKSQYPAGMVDFAFNALPGAAMALLLGWGPVAAVVLAGVTWISSSGVIAKVLGDLGRLGNRETPVILSILVLEDLAMAVYLPILTALLAGAGLLVGSVTLAVALATAGAVLFVALRYGRLISRFVSHDDPEKLLLVVLGLTLLVAGIAQQLQVSAAVGAFLVGIALSGEAAEGAHTLLSPLRDLFAAVFFVFFGLNTNPASIPPVLLPALALAVTTALTKIATGYWAARRAGIAAKGRWRAGGALVARGEFSIVIAGLAVAAGIEPSLGPLATAYVLLLVVIGPLAARWTEPLAARLTRRGPAPAAEPQPLPEEPGVRV; this is translated from the coding sequence TTGCACACCGCCACGATCTTCATCGAGCTCGGCGCGATCATCCTCACCCTGGGGCTGCTCGGGCGCATAGGCTCCCGCTACGGCCTCTCCCCCATCCCGCTGTACCTGCTCGGCGGCCTCGCGTTCGGCCAGGGCGGGCTGCTGCCGCTGAGCGCCAGCGAGGAGTTCGTCGCCACCGGCGCCGAGATCGGCGTGGTCCTGCTGCTGCTGATGCTCGGCCTGGAGTACACGGCCGCCGACCTGGTCACCAACCTGAAGAGCCAGTACCCGGCCGGGATGGTGGACTTCGCCTTCAACGCGCTGCCCGGCGCGGCGATGGCGCTGCTGCTGGGCTGGGGCCCGGTCGCCGCCGTCGTGCTGGCCGGCGTCACCTGGATCTCCTCGTCCGGCGTGATCGCGAAGGTGCTCGGCGACCTGGGGCGGCTGGGCAACCGGGAGACGCCGGTGATCCTGAGCATCCTGGTGCTGGAGGACCTGGCGATGGCGGTCTACCTGCCGATCCTGACCGCCCTGCTGGCCGGGGCCGGGCTGCTGGTCGGCAGCGTCACCCTCGCCGTCGCGCTGGCGACGGCCGGCGCGGTCCTCTTCGTCGCGCTCCGGTACGGGCGGCTGATCTCCCGGTTCGTCTCGCACGACGACCCGGAGAAGCTGCTGCTGGTGGTGCTCGGCCTGACCCTGCTGGTCGCGGGCATCGCGCAGCAGTTGCAGGTGTCGGCGGCGGTCGGCGCGTTCCTGGTCGGCATCGCGCTGTCCGGGGAGGCCGCGGAGGGCGCGCACACCCTGCTCAGCCCGCTGCGCGACCTGTTCGCCGCCGTGTTCTTCGTCTTCTTCGGCCTGAACACCAACCCGGCCAGCATCCCGCCGGTGCTGCTGCCCGCCCTGGCGCTGGCCGTCACCACCGCCCTCACCAAGATCGCCACCGGCTACTGGGCCGCCCGCCGGGCCGGCATCGCCGCCAAGGGCCGCTGGCGGGCGGGCGGCGCGCTGGTCGCCCGCGGCGAGTTCTCGATCGTGATCGCCGGCTTGGCCGTCGCCGCCGGCATCGAGCCCTCGCTCGGCCCGCTGGCCACCGCGTACGTCCTGCTGCTGGTCGTCATCGGCCCGCTCGCCGCCCGCTGGACCGAGCCGCTCGCCGCCCGCCTGACCCGGCGCGGCCCGGCCCCGGCCGCCGAGCCGCAGCCGCTCCCCGAGGAGCCCGGCGTCCGGGTCTGA
- a CDS encoding class I SAM-dependent methyltransferase: MDGNGRAASRTAVLVCQGRAAADGRLGAGRFADPVAGRLLRDGERAVVAEVRAGRPPEGWRERAGYESVRACAEVAVPRTVAIDEALRDRPAGQLVILGAGLDTRAWRLDALAGTDVWEVDHPASQRDKRDRLAAAGADPAARSVRFTAVDFATDDLGAALAAAGHDPSAPTSWLWEGVVPYLTRDQVRDTLAALAARTAPGSALVLNYQAPSLKATAGRRLTRLLGDPATAGEPWRSLWRPGRMAALLADHGLRVTADHDLLTLARGLGTPATARSSLRSGRVAVAVKAAADGAG, encoded by the coding sequence ATGGACGGGAACGGGCGCGCGGCGAGCCGGACGGCGGTACTGGTCTGCCAGGGGCGGGCGGCCGCGGACGGGCGGCTCGGGGCGGGGCGGTTCGCCGACCCGGTGGCCGGGCGGCTGCTGCGGGACGGCGAGCGGGCCGTGGTCGCGGAGGTCCGGGCCGGCCGGCCGCCGGAGGGCTGGCGGGAGCGCGCCGGCTACGAGAGCGTCCGGGCTTGCGCCGAGGTCGCGGTGCCCCGGACGGTCGCGATCGACGAGGCGCTGCGCGACCGCCCGGCCGGCCAACTCGTCATCCTGGGCGCCGGACTGGACACCCGCGCCTGGCGGCTCGACGCCCTCGCCGGCACCGACGTCTGGGAGGTCGACCACCCCGCCTCGCAACGCGACAAGCGCGACCGGCTGGCCGCCGCCGGGGCCGACCCCGCCGCCCGCTCGGTGCGCTTCACCGCCGTCGACTTCGCCACCGACGACCTCGGCGCCGCGCTCGCCGCCGCCGGCCACGACCCGTCCGCGCCCACCAGCTGGCTCTGGGAGGGCGTCGTCCCCTACCTGACCCGCGACCAGGTCCGCGACACCCTCGCCGCCCTCGCCGCGCGCACCGCCCCCGGCAGCGCGCTCGTCCTCAACTACCAGGCGCCCTCGCTGAAGGCGACCGCCGGACGCCGCCTCACCCGGCTGCTCGGCGACCCGGCCACCGCCGGCGAACCCTGGCGCTCGCTCTGGAGACCCGGACGGATGGCCGCCCTGCTCGCCGACCACGGCCTGCGCGTCACCGCCGACCACGACCTGCTCACCCTCGCCCGCGGCCTCGGCACCCCCGCCACCGCCCGCTCCTCGCTCCGCTCCGGCCGGGTCGCGGTGGCGGTGAAGGCGGCCGCCGACGGCGCCGGATGA
- a CDS encoding endonuclease/exonuclease/phosphatase family protein: MPPYYSSLSGPRPHRRLRLALGAVAGVLLLGLVPAVRHGAGAVVGVGGPTAGPRLTVATWNMCGEAAWGCGKYGGGEQKVGALRSLVKDHGARALLLEEACRGDLERARAELGADWQLAFQPYEQVDGAGGATPVDCGDGRGDAGIGILAAAPLADVSPVVAPQSERGLHRGILCAATRTATGTSAASGASPAAAPGAGLRLCVAHLSLPPTDRSDRAAEFRDDQLAALLAAGTAAVPGTAGSVFGGDLNSSPPGSDRRDAWIWPAAYFDTVRECAQQAPEQRSGFAATHENGHKLDYLFTALPRHGCDRVDTGFSDHEAELLTVAATL, translated from the coding sequence GTGCCGCCCTACTACAGCAGTCTCTCGGGGCCGCGCCCGCACCGTCGGCTGCGGCTGGCCCTGGGCGCGGTGGCGGGGGTGCTGTTGCTGGGCCTGGTGCCCGCGGTGCGGCACGGTGCGGGGGCGGTGGTCGGGGTGGGCGGCCCGACGGCGGGGCCCCGGCTGACGGTGGCGACCTGGAACATGTGCGGGGAGGCCGCCTGGGGGTGCGGCAAGTACGGCGGCGGGGAGCAGAAGGTCGGGGCGCTGCGCTCGCTGGTGAAGGACCACGGGGCGCGGGCCCTGCTGCTGGAGGAAGCCTGCCGGGGCGACCTGGAGCGGGCCAGGGCCGAGCTCGGCGCCGACTGGCAGCTCGCCTTCCAGCCGTACGAGCAGGTGGACGGCGCGGGCGGCGCGACCCCGGTGGACTGCGGCGACGGCCGCGGCGACGCCGGTATCGGCATCCTGGCGGCGGCCCCGCTCGCGGACGTCTCCCCGGTCGTGGCGCCCCAGTCCGAGCGCGGTCTGCACCGCGGCATCCTGTGCGCGGCGACCAGGACCGCGACCGGCACGTCCGCCGCGTCCGGCGCCTCTCCGGCCGCCGCGCCCGGTGCCGGCCTGCGGCTGTGCGTCGCGCACCTCTCGCTGCCGCCCACCGACCGGTCGGACCGCGCCGCGGAGTTCCGGGACGACCAGTTGGCGGCGCTGCTCGCCGCCGGTACGGCCGCGGTGCCGGGTACGGCCGGCTCGGTGTTCGGCGGCGACCTGAACTCCTCGCCGCCGGGATCGGACCGCCGGGACGCCTGGATCTGGCCCGCCGCCTACTTCGACACCGTCCGGGAGTGCGCCCAGCAGGCGCCGGAGCAGCGTTCCGGCTTCGCCGCCACCCACGAGAACGGGCACAAGCTGGACTACCTGTTCACCGCACTGCCCCGGCACGGCTGCGACCGGGTGGACACCGGCTTCTCCGACCACGAGGCGGAACTGCTCACCGTCGCCGCGACCCTCTGA